From the Lolium rigidum isolate FL_2022 chromosome 2, APGP_CSIRO_Lrig_0.1, whole genome shotgun sequence genome, one window contains:
- the LOC124691711 gene encoding rDNA transcriptional regulator pol5-like encodes MEAEKEDGLDNCAPAVRYAIRRLIRGISSSREFARQGFALGLAAVLESVQAISVEAVIKLIPNLLEYSASMKGPEAKDNLLGRLFGFGSLARSGRVSGQWAQDKSSPILKDFVSEVVQLGSKKRYLTEPAAALILDLARKLPDEAIFSEVLESPGVQDWFNRAANVGDPDALFLALKLQERTNVQREMFGKLLPYPFSPDNFFTQEHLLSVAACFKESAFCLPRIHSIWHVITDMLIQDEASQNDNNASSGKKHKKSKKSSSSEDSKKNLRNFCEVIIESSLLLSSHDRKHLAFNIVIDLLPRLSPSSIQVILSSKVVLGLMDILSNSSSWLYNAGQHFLKELVSIVSNDNDRCVAVIINLQKYSCGRFDSLTKTKTVKGLIAKFHNGQDCLYLVQNLMALFVDEGSVTDEPSDQSQTTDENSEVGLIEDKELIGEGNADLLKSWVVNTIPFVLKNLRLKPDEHSDSEMVKCIEEKFQVQTEILKFFAVQGLFSASLGNEVTSFELQEKFKWPKAAISTSLRNECIEKLQSLLEDAQKDEALDVGGDIKSNDLGFYFMRFINTVCNIPSVSLFRTLSSNDDNAFKKTLATESALFQEERKAESGLDSTKMHVIRYLLIQLLLQLLLHPEEYWEAAIDVIICCKKTFPSIAQCDSSSLPKPLEDSVEDSDEDGSEEPNEDGSLEFMDVLVQTFLSLLPHVSGPVCFTIEQVFRVFSDEITETGLLDMLRVVKIDMKGSRRQTDSDDDEDDPRVGIEDDDDDDEMEDADVGNVDDATDELDEEMDDDSADEVDQDQDGSEKTVDNKAKDGDDTEAAKGGEDSDDSDGMDDDAMFRIDPYIARIFKERNNLPGSETQQSQLMRFKLRVLTLLEIYLQRNPGKNLVLEVYAFLMQAFVKSHSSDGSEQFRQRIGGILQKRIFKAKECPKGSDVELSRLEILLQKALHLASRSRHKAVASAAQNATFWILKIINSKSCSKQELASVVEKFHYMLTDYFNNKKSRLQIWFVKEVVRRNPWLGRELFGFALQKVGSAKAEYRRVQTLELVDCILKSWVGDDVSSASKVLKKNLALLCELMQEILTKMPENKSRRQEVRRFCTRALQTVTKLNLKEKFQKKLSSEAYTLCEAQLGAAFVPFKE; translated from the exons ATGGAGGCTGAGAAGGAGGATGGGCTGGATAACTGCGCGCCCGCCGTGCGGTACGCCATCCGGCGCCTTATCCGTGGTATCTCTTCCTCTAGAGAG TTTGCAAGGCAAGGATTCGCGCTGGGTCTCGCGGCCGTGCTCGAATCGGTTCAAGCAATCAGTGTTGAGGCAGTTATCAAGCTGATACCTAATTTGCTGGAGTATTCGGCTTCGATGAAAGGACCG GAAGCCAAGGACAATCTTCTGGGCCGCCTGTTTGGATTTGGATCACTCGCGAGGTCTGGGAGGGTTTCAGGACAGTGGGCGCAGGACAAATCTTCTCCCATTCTCAAGGATTTTGTTTCCGAGGTTGTACAACTTGGAAGCAAGAAACGGTATCTCACCGAGCCTGCAGCTGCACTGATTCTGGATTTGGCCAGGAAG CTGCCAGATGAAGCTATATTCTCTGAGGTTCTTGAATCCCCTGGTGTACAAGATTGGTTTAACAGAGCTGCTAATGTTGGAGATCCAGATGCGCTCTTTCTGGCTTTGAAGTTGCAAGaaagaactaatgttcagagGGAGATGTTTGGCAAGCTTCTGCCATATCCATTCAGTCCTGACAATTTTTTCACGCAAGAGCATCTTCTCTCCGTTGCTGCTTGTTTTAAG GAATCTGCATTTTGTCTTCCACGTATCCATAGTATATGGCATGTGATCACAGACATGCTCATCCAGGACGAAGCTTCTCAGAATGATAATAACGCAAGTTCTGGTAAAAAGCACAAAAAAAGTAAGAAAAGCAGTTCCTCTGAGGATTCAAAAAAGAACCTACGGAATTTCTGTGAGGTCATTATTGAGAGTTCGTTGCTGCTCTCATCTCATGACCGGAAGCATCTGGCATTTAATATTGTTATTGATCTCCTTCCAAGACTGTCGCCATCATCTATACAAGTAATTCTATCCAGCAAAGTTGTTCTTGGTTTGATGGATATTCTGTCAAATTCTTCATCGTGGTTGTACAATGCTGGACAACATTTTCTGAAAGAATTAGTGAGCATAGTAAGTAATGATAATGATCGCTGTGTTGCTGTCATTATCAACTTGCAGAAGTATAGCTGTGGAAGATTTGACAGCCTGACGAAAACAAAAACTGTTAAAGGGTTGATAGCCAAGTTCCACAATGGTCAAGATTGTTTGTATCTTGTGCAGAATTTGATGGCACTCTTTGTGGACGAAGGTTCTGTTACAGATGAACCATCTGACCAAAGTCAGACAACTGATGAGAATTCAGAAGTTGGCTTAATTGAAGATAAGGAACTTATTGGCGAAGGGAATGCTGACCTTCTGAAGAGCTGGGTGGTGAATACAATTCCTTTCGTCTTGAAAAATTTAAGGCTTAAGCCTGATGAGCATTCAGATTCTGAAATGGTCAAGTGTATTGAAGAGAAGTTTCAAGTGCAGACTGAGATACTGAAATTCTTTGCAGTCCAAGGTCTATTCTCAGCCTCCTTAGGAAATGAGGTGacatcatttgagttgcaagagaAGTTCAAATGGCCAAAGGCAGCTATATCAACGTCACTTCGTAACGAGTGCATTGAAAAACTTCAATCATTACTAGAAGATGCACAAAAGGATGAGGCTTTAGATGTTGGTGGAGATATTAAGTCTAATGACTTGGGCTTCTACTTCATGCGTTTCATTAACACCGTATGCAATATTCCTTCAGTTTCCCTGTTCAGAACCTTGAGCAGCAATGATGATAATGCATTCAAGAAAACACTGGCTACGGAATCTGCACTTTTCCAAGAG GAAAGAAAAGCCGAGTCTGGATTGGATTCAACTAAAATGCACGTGATACGTTATCTTCTTATTCAGTTGCTGCTGCAACTTCTTCTCCATCCAGAGGAGTATTGGGAGGCTGCAATTGATGTTATTATATGTTGCAAGAAAACATTTCCTTCCATTGCTCAGTGTGACAGTTCCAGTTTGCCAAAGCCTCTTGAGGACAGTGTAGAGGACTCAGATGAGGATGGGTCAGAGGAGCCTAATGAGGATGGGTCATTAGAGTTTATGGATGTACTTGTGCAGACTTTTCTCTCTCTTCTGCCTCATGTATCTGGccctgtgtgtttcaccattgaaCAG GTTTTCCGTGTGTTCTCGGACGAGATCACAGAAACAGGACTCCTTGATATGTTGAGAGTTGTAAAGATAGATATGAAGGGCTCTCGTCGTCAAACagatagtgatgatgatgaagatgacccTCGTGTTGGTatcgaagatgatgatgatgatgatgaaatggAAGATGCAGATGTCGGGAATGTTGATGACGCTACAGATGAATTGGATGAGGAAATGGATGATGATTCGGCTGATGAAGTAGATCAGGATCAGGACGGTTCGGAAAAAACAGTTGACAATAAAGCAAAAGATGGAGATGATACAGAAGCTGCCAAAGGTGGGGAAGATTCAGATGATTCAGATGGTATGGACGATGATGCTATGTTCCGTATTGATCCTTACATTGCGAGGATTTTCAAGGAGCGCAACAACCTTCCTGGTAGTGAAACTCAGCAATCTCAACTTATGCGTTTCAAGCTTCGCGTGCTTACTTTACTGGAGATATATCTTCAGAGGAACCCAG GGAAAAACCTGGTCCTGGAGGTGTATGCTTTCTTAATGCAAGCTTTTGTGAAATCACATAGCTCTGATGGCAGTGAGCAGTTCAGGCAACGTATTGGTGGCATATTGCAGAAAAGGATATTCAAAGCAAAAGAGTGTCCAAAAGGCAGTGATGTTGAACTTAGTAGGCTTGAAATTTTGTTACAGAAGGCTCTACATTTGGCATCGCGGTCACGGCACAAGGCAGTTGCTTCCGCAGCCCAAAATGCTACATTTTGGATCCTGAAGATCATCAATTCGAAGAGCTGCTCCAAGCAGGAACTCGCAAGCGTGGTCGAGAAGTTCCATTACATGCTGACTGACTACTTCAACAACAAGAAATCACGGCTGCAGATCTGGTTCGTGAAGGAGGTCGTCCGCAGGAACCCCTGGTTAGGTCGGGAACTATTCGGCTTTGCTCTGCAGAAGGTCGGGAGCGCGAAAGCTGAGTATCGTAGAGTTCAAACATTAGAGTTGGTGGATTGCATATTGAAATCCTGGGTTGGCGATGATGTCTCGAGTGCATCAAAGGTTCTGAAGAAGAATCTGGCTCTGCTGTGCGAGTTGATGCAGGAGATTCTTACGAAGATGCCCGAAAACAAGTCTCGTCGCCAGGAAGTGCGGAGATTTTGCACGCGAGCTTTGCAAACCGTGACGAAGCTCAATTTGAAGGAGAAGTTTCAGAAGAAACTGAGTTCGGAAGCGTACACCCTGTGCGAGGCACAACTGGGAGCTGCGTTCGTTCCCTTCAAAGAGTGA
- the LOC124686379 gene encoding uncharacterized protein LOC124686379 has product MADKPSRALVLYAAGHAALLPRAAAGKSHLDAFAARASCGFLSLRTPTTVNDAGDKSGDTILELAQLLDVYDGLYPAETAPVDPHDLQLPKLSERFMGMRAAMVTNCPAVNSFAANLGFHVFGTEDFAAQSGSDSGSSKDTRVISRALGLLGFSEGGVQDSSEFDLVFLHVATENTVGKLGKLGMRTDLNRLDKLVAAVMEAAPAGSPVAARVHVSVVLSYGSATGNKEEACLIVNSSTETDSDLKLLRPRQSYTMKAGNMLDDVRNHHPMLLAQWQEGVTRSDLAKQFSFEEFIKHAGNFAMLAERFLHEVAFKLWKAPKYGA; this is encoded by the exons ATGGCGGACAAGCCGAGCCGCGCGCTGGTGCTCTAcgccgccggccacgcggcgctgctccctcgggcggcggcggggaagagcCACCTCGACGCcttcgccgcccgcgcctcctgcGGCTTCCTCTCCCTCCGCACCCCCACCACCGTCAACG ATGCAGGAGATAAGAGCGGCGACACGATCCTCGAGCTGGCGCAGCTGCTCGACGTGTACGACGGCCTCTACCCCGCGGAAACCGCCCCGGTGGATCCACATGACCTGCAACTTCCAAAGCTATCCGAGAG GTTCATGGGGATGAGAGCTGCGATGGTCACCAACTGCCCCGCCGTCAACTCCTTCGCGGCGAACCTCGGCTTCCACGTCTTCGGGACAGAAGACTTCGCCGCGCAGTCCGGTTCAGACAGCGGCAGCTCCAAGGACACCAGAGTAATCAGCCGGGCGTTAGGTCTGCTAGGGTTCTCAGAGGGGGGTGTCCAGGATTCCTCCGAGTTCGATCTGGTGTTTCTGCACGTTGCGACGGAGAACACGGTCGGCAAGCTGGGGAAACTAGGGATGAGGACGGATCTCAACCGGCTCGACAAGTTGGTGGCTGCGGTCATGGAAGCTGCGCCGGCCGGTTCACCTGTCGCCGCGCGGGTTCATGTGTCTGTGGTCCTGAGCTATGGGTCTGCTACTGGAAACAAGGAAGAGGCGTGCCTCATTGTGAACTCGTCGACGGAAACTGATTCTGACTTGAAGTTGCTCCGTCCGCGCCAGAGCTACACCATGAAAGCAGGGAACATGTTGGATGATGTCAG GAATCATCATCCAATGCTACTGGCGCAGTGGCAGGAAGGAGTAACTCGTTCTGATTTGGCCAAACAGTTCTCTTTTGAGGAATTTATAAAG CACGCCGGAAACTTTGCTATGCTTGCGGAGCGCTTTCTGCATGAAGTTGCATTTAAGCTCTGGAAAGCACCAAAATATGGAGCTTAG